Proteins encoded together in one Thermophilibacter immobilis window:
- a CDS encoding glycine betaine ABC transporter substrate-binding protein, whose protein sequence is MLYSSRNRSVVPCGSVGPRGARPLSRRGFLKSCAFAGAALLGATTLGGCADRSNKLRMGWWAQTDSIAPSYLWSQLLSERGYEVEMIFADQGPVFEGVAGASLDFALDAWSPLTHKAYLEKYQDDFDLLDPWYRTATLNWTVPSYVPIDSIDQIAENAGLFGNRIVGIEPGAGLTDTSRNQVIPDYGLEDMDFVDASTTAMLSELDRSISREEPIVVTLWHPHWAYATYDLKDLADPKGSLGFAESLIPFVRLGFTQDYPDVARWLNNFELTDAQFSDLQKVAVEDAGIGHEDEGVRRWLDVAENRALADSWID, encoded by the coding sequence ATGCTCTACAGCTCAAGAAATCGGTCGGTCGTCCCGTGCGGCTCTGTGGGACCTCGCGGCGCCAGGCCCCTCAGCCGCCGCGGCTTCCTGAAGTCGTGCGCCTTCGCGGGCGCCGCGCTTCTGGGTGCCACCACGCTGGGCGGCTGCGCGGACCGCTCGAACAAGCTGCGCATGGGCTGGTGGGCCCAGACCGACAGCATCGCGCCGTCCTATCTCTGGAGCCAACTCCTCTCGGAGCGGGGCTACGAAGTCGAGATGATCTTCGCTGACCAGGGTCCCGTCTTCGAAGGAGTGGCCGGCGCGAGCCTCGACTTCGCCCTGGACGCGTGGTCTCCCCTCACCCACAAGGCCTATCTCGAGAAGTACCAGGACGACTTCGACCTGCTCGACCCCTGGTATCGCACGGCGACCCTCAACTGGACGGTTCCCTCCTACGTGCCCATCGACTCGATTGACCAGATTGCGGAGAACGCTGGGCTCTTTGGCAACCGCATCGTGGGCATAGAGCCGGGGGCCGGCCTGACTGACACCTCACGAAACCAGGTGATTCCGGACTACGGCCTCGAGGACATGGACTTCGTGGACGCGTCGACGACGGCTATGCTCTCCGAGCTCGACCGCTCCATCAGCCGCGAGGAGCCCATCGTGGTCACGCTCTGGCATCCCCACTGGGCCTACGCGACCTACGACCTCAAGGACCTCGCGGACCCCAAGGGCTCGCTCGGGTTCGCGGAGTCGCTCATACCGTTCGTGCGCCTGGGATTTACGCAGGACTACCCGGACGTCGCGCGCTGGCTCAACAACTTCGAGCTCACCGACGCGCAGTTCTCCGACCTTCAGAAGGTCGCCGTGGAGGACGCGGGGATCGGCCACGAGGACGAGGGCGTGCGGAGGTGGCTCGACGTGGCCGAGAATCGCGCGCTCGCGGACAGCTGGATTGACTAG
- a CDS encoding ABC transporter permease yields the protein MGADAFSLARIPLGDWVEAGVEWMGVSWAAFFDGMADGITALVEGLDALLSAPPYFVLIVLLAALAWYVRNGKFALYTVLSFLLIESMDLWSAAMSTLSLVLISTLVSLVVGVLLGMLAAAHDGFSKVLKPILDFMQTLPSFVYLIPAIVFFGIGFVPGAIATIIFSLPPAARLTELGLRNVDAEVIEAGEAFGASSWRILWDIKVPLALPTIMSGINQVIMLSLSMVVTAGIVGSGGLGSIVYQGVTRLEIGLGFEGGIAVVIVAVFLDRLTSALGERANHRISRG from the coding sequence ATGGGTGCGGATGCTTTCTCGCTCGCCAGGATTCCTCTGGGAGACTGGGTCGAGGCCGGCGTCGAGTGGATGGGCGTCAGCTGGGCGGCCTTCTTCGACGGGATGGCAGATGGCATTACCGCCCTGGTCGAGGGGCTTGACGCGCTCCTCTCGGCACCGCCGTACTTCGTGCTCATCGTGCTTCTCGCCGCGCTCGCCTGGTATGTGAGAAACGGGAAGTTCGCCCTCTACACGGTCCTCTCCTTCCTGCTCATCGAGTCGATGGACCTGTGGAGCGCCGCCATGTCCACGCTCTCCCTGGTCCTCATCTCGACGCTCGTCTCGCTGGTCGTCGGGGTGCTTCTGGGCATGCTCGCGGCGGCGCACGACGGCTTCTCCAAGGTGCTCAAGCCAATCCTGGACTTCATGCAGACGCTGCCGTCGTTCGTCTACCTCATCCCGGCCATCGTCTTCTTTGGCATCGGCTTCGTGCCCGGTGCCATAGCGACCATCATCTTCTCGCTGCCTCCCGCCGCGCGCCTCACGGAGCTCGGCCTGAGAAACGTCGATGCAGAGGTCATCGAGGCCGGTGAGGCCTTTGGCGCGTCGAGCTGGCGCATCCTGTGGGACATCAAGGTCCCCCTTGCGCTGCCCACGATCATGAGCGGAATCAACCAGGTCATCATGCTCTCGCTCTCCATGGTCGTGACGGCGGGCATCGTGGGCTCGGGCGGCCTGGGGTCGATCGTCTATCAGGGCGTGACGCGCCTGGAGATAGGCCTGGGGTTTGAGGGCGGCATCGCCGTCGTCATCGTGGCCGTGTTCCTTGATCGGCTGACGTCGGCCCTAGGCGAGCGTGCAAACCACAGAATCAGCAGGGGATAG
- a CDS encoding DeoR/GlpR family DNA-binding transcription regulator has protein sequence MPARANRILEILTERTRVEVAELAARLGVSQVTMRKDLADLESRGLIKREHGLAFLQSTDNVEGRLAYHYEEKLKIARRAIEYVHDGDTIMIESGSCCALLAAQLADAFHNVTIITNSAFIAGYVRKSNNVQTILLGGIYQKDSQVMVGPLVSHCVEGFYVDLLFVGTDGHSERTGFTNSDQMRAQAVHDMAIHAERVMVLTESEKFSRRGTVPLDLGERPVTAITDNRIPKDARAKLARKGIELVTA, from the coding sequence ATGCCCGCACGAGCGAACCGCATTCTCGAGATCCTCACCGAGCGCACCCGCGTCGAGGTGGCCGAGCTCGCCGCGCGGCTCGGGGTCTCCCAGGTAACGATGCGCAAGGACCTCGCCGACCTTGAGTCGCGCGGCCTCATCAAGCGCGAGCACGGCCTTGCATTCCTACAGAGCACCGACAACGTCGAGGGCCGGCTTGCCTACCACTACGAGGAGAAGCTCAAAATCGCACGGCGCGCCATCGAGTACGTGCACGACGGCGACACCATCATGATAGAAAGCGGAAGCTGTTGCGCGCTTCTCGCCGCGCAGCTCGCCGATGCGTTCCATAACGTCACGATCATCACCAATAGCGCCTTCATCGCTGGCTACGTGCGCAAGAGCAACAACGTTCAGACGATTCTGCTCGGTGGCATCTATCAGAAGGACTCGCAGGTCATGGTGGGTCCCTTGGTATCTCACTGCGTCGAGGGATTCTACGTGGACCTGCTCTTCGTGGGAACGGACGGACACTCGGAGCGCACCGGCTTCACCAACAGCGATCAGATGCGCGCCCAGGCGGTCCACGACATGGCGATCCACGCCGAGCGCGTGATGGTGCTCACCGAGAGCGAGAAGTTCAGCCGGCGCGGCACGGTTCCCCTCGACTTAGGCGAGAGACCGGTCACGGCCATCACGGACAACCGCATACCCAAGGATGCTCGCGCCAAGCTTGCCCGCAAGGGCATCGAGCTCGTCACGGCATAG
- a CDS encoding thiamine-binding protein, whose amino-acid sequence MNCSIAIQFLPMDATTDDATCDAVDAVIAYIDSTGVDYFVGPFETAIEGDYETCMEILKNCQLVGAKAGCREIMTYAKISYRPKGDVMSTDRKVGKYHQGDPEFSKASSESPAA is encoded by the coding sequence ATGAACTGTTCGATAGCGATTCAATTTCTGCCCATGGACGCCACGACGGACGATGCCACGTGCGACGCGGTGGACGCCGTCATCGCCTACATCGACTCGACGGGGGTCGACTACTTCGTGGGGCCGTTCGAGACGGCCATCGAGGGCGACTACGAGACCTGCATGGAAATTCTCAAGAACTGCCAGCTCGTGGGTGCCAAGGCGGGCTGCAGGGAGATCATGACCTACGCCAAGATCAGCTATCGCCCCAAGGGCGACGTCATGAGCACGGACCGCAAGGTCGGCAAGTACCATCAGGGCGACCCCGAGTTCTCCAAGGCCTCCTCAGAGAGCCCGGCTGCCTAG
- a CDS encoding quaternary amine ABC transporter ATP-binding protein, producing MEAIEASHVYKLFGDHPARALAALRNGASREEVEERYDTTAAVIDISLDVNPGELFVLMGLSGSGKSTFVRCLNLLHKPTSGSIKVFGQDIMGLSSKELRGLRAEKVSMVFQSFGLLPHLTALENVRWGLLVKDVDKGAADKKSKRAIELVGLKGWEDKYPDELSGGMRQRVGLARALASETEIILMDEAFSALDPLIRSEMQDQLLSIQEELNKTIVFITHDLNEAMYLGDRIAVMRDGRIVQIGTPEDILQNPANEYIESFVENVDRSRILTVESAMIAPDSRMLVSEGPLVALHCMRRMAVDYLYVVNRDQRLLGYVLVGDAVAAARAGERTLEGRIRKDFAAVRPEVTIGDALSSAVESPIPLAVTSARGRLRGVIPKTAILAALDSSEHVEVDAMGRTGEFSARAVEAAATRSRQVSDGIAPGDPEARGEEETSEKEGGR from the coding sequence ATGGAAGCTATCGAAGCGAGTCACGTGTACAAGCTCTTCGGGGACCATCCCGCTAGGGCGCTTGCGGCGCTCAGGAACGGTGCCTCGCGCGAGGAGGTCGAGGAGAGGTACGACACGACGGCAGCGGTGATCGACATCTCGCTTGACGTGAACCCGGGCGAGCTCTTCGTGCTCATGGGGCTGTCCGGCTCGGGCAAGTCGACCTTCGTGCGCTGTCTCAACCTCCTCCACAAGCCCACGAGCGGCAGCATCAAGGTGTTCGGCCAGGACATCATGGGGCTCTCGTCGAAGGAGCTGCGGGGCCTTCGCGCGGAGAAGGTCTCCATGGTGTTCCAGAGCTTCGGCCTCCTGCCTCACCTGACGGCCCTTGAGAACGTGCGCTGGGGACTGCTCGTGAAGGACGTCGATAAGGGCGCTGCGGACAAGAAGTCCAAGAGGGCAATCGAGCTGGTGGGACTCAAGGGATGGGAGGACAAGTATCCCGACGAGCTGTCCGGCGGCATGAGGCAGCGCGTCGGCCTTGCCCGCGCGCTCGCCTCCGAGACCGAGATCATCCTCATGGACGAGGCCTTCTCGGCGCTCGACCCGCTCATCCGCTCGGAGATGCAAGACCAGCTGCTCTCGATTCAGGAGGAGCTCAACAAGACCATCGTGTTCATCACGCACGACCTCAACGAGGCCATGTACCTGGGCGACCGCATCGCCGTCATGCGCGACGGCCGCATCGTGCAGATAGGGACGCCCGAGGACATCCTCCAGAACCCCGCCAACGAGTACATCGAGTCGTTCGTGGAGAACGTCGACCGCTCGCGCATCCTTACCGTGGAGAGCGCCATGATCGCCCCCGACAGCCGCATGCTCGTCTCGGAGGGCCCTCTCGTCGCCCTGCACTGCATGAGGCGGATGGCCGTCGACTACCTCTACGTCGTCAATCGCGACCAGAGACTGCTCGGCTACGTGCTCGTGGGCGACGCCGTCGCGGCTGCGCGCGCCGGAGAGCGGACACTCGAGGGGCGGATCAGAAAGGACTTCGCGGCGGTTCGCCCGGAGGTCACAATCGGCGACGCGCTCTCTTCGGCCGTCGAGTCTCCCATCCCGCTCGCGGTCACCTCCGCTCGCGGAAGGCTCAGGGGGGTCATTCCCAAGACGGCAATCCTAGCAGCGCTCGACTCGAGCGAGCACGTCGAGGTCGATGCCATGGGGCGCACCGGTGAGTTCTCGGCCAGGGCCGTCGAGGCGGCTGCGACCAGGAGCCGTCAGGTGTCCGATGGCATTGCCCCGGGCGACCCCGAGGCGCGAGGAGAAGAAGAGACGAGCGAGAAGGAGGGTGGACGATGA
- a CDS encoding ABC transporter permease, with amino-acid sequence MARPPHGPARAGHVSLRTRRVLIPLATVALLLVGWEALVNFGVVPNFLLPTPVQVVSALVGDLGLLASHALSTLVEAALGLVLGVALGFAFALLMDRFETFYLAFEPLMTISQTIPTVAIAPLLVLWFGYGLAPKVILIVVSTFFPITVSLVSGFRSVDPDVVDLMRTMSASRWQVFWYAKLPAAAEQFFSGLKISATYAIVGAVIAEWLGGSAGLGVYMTRVRKSFSYDRMFAVIIIISALSLGLMKLVDLLQRACMPWKRAERKYQ; translated from the coding sequence ATGGCACGCCCGCCGCATGGCCCCGCGCGCGCAGGACACGTCTCTTTGCGCACGCGTCGCGTCCTGATTCCGCTCGCCACCGTTGCCCTTCTGCTCGTGGGCTGGGAGGCTCTCGTCAATTTTGGCGTGGTCCCCAACTTTCTGTTGCCCACGCCGGTGCAGGTCGTGTCCGCGCTCGTGGGCGACCTGGGGCTCCTTGCGAGCCATGCCCTCTCCACACTCGTGGAAGCGGCGCTCGGCCTTGTGCTGGGTGTGGCCCTGGGCTTTGCCTTTGCGCTGCTCATGGATAGGTTCGAGACCTTCTACCTGGCCTTCGAGCCGCTCATGACCATCTCGCAGACCATTCCCACGGTGGCCATCGCGCCGCTTCTGGTGCTGTGGTTCGGCTACGGGCTGGCACCCAAGGTCATTCTCATCGTGGTCAGCACGTTCTTTCCGATCACGGTCTCGCTCGTGAGCGGGTTTCGGTCCGTCGATCCCGACGTGGTCGACCTCATGCGCACGATGAGCGCCTCGCGCTGGCAGGTCTTCTGGTACGCCAAGCTGCCGGCCGCGGCCGAGCAGTTCTTCAGCGGCCTCAAGATCTCGGCCACCTACGCAATCGTGGGCGCGGTCATCGCCGAGTGGCTCGGCGGCTCGGCGGGCCTGGGCGTCTACATGACGCGCGTGCGCAAGTCCTTCTCGTATGACCGCATGTTCGCGGTGATTATCATCATATCCGCGCTCTCGCTGGGGCTCATGAAGCTCGTCGACTTGCTCCAGCGCGCGTGCATGCCCTGGAAGAGGGCAGAGAGGAAGTACCAATGA
- a CDS encoding ABC transporter ATP-binding protein, producing the protein MATGEKGARATVPALAAQGLTLSWNGVEVVVGDVSLEVGAGEICCLVGRSGCGKTTILHALAGLTTPLAGRVLLHGQDVTGQPGRVSYMLQKDLLLPSRRIIDNVCLPLVVSGMGRAEAHARAEPLFGRFGLAGTQRLWPSELSGGMRQRAAFLRTYLMGTDVTLLDEPFSALDALTRVDMRRWFVGMVGELGLSALVITHDVDEAVFMASRVYVLAGAPSAGEASHVSGEVAVDRAGMSSEEAFELTDEFLIAKRRVMALLG; encoded by the coding sequence ATGGCTACGGGTGAGAAGGGCGCGCGCGCCACGGTCCCGGCCCTTGCGGCCCAGGGGCTGACGCTGTCCTGGAACGGCGTGGAGGTCGTGGTCGGGGACGTAAGCCTGGAGGTGGGCGCCGGCGAGATATGCTGCCTCGTTGGGCGCTCGGGCTGCGGTAAGACCACCATCCTGCATGCCCTGGCAGGGCTCACGACTCCCCTGGCCGGTCGCGTTCTTCTGCACGGTCAGGACGTGACCGGACAGCCGGGCCGGGTGAGCTACATGCTGCAGAAAGACCTCCTGCTGCCAAGCCGCCGCATCATCGACAACGTCTGCCTGCCGCTCGTTGTGTCTGGCATGGGCCGCGCGGAGGCCCATGCCAGGGCTGAGCCCCTCTTTGGGCGCTTCGGCTTGGCGGGCACGCAGCGGCTGTGGCCCAGCGAGCTCTCGGGTGGCATGCGGCAGCGCGCCGCCTTTTTGCGCACGTACCTCATGGGTACCGACGTGACGCTCCTGGACGAGCCGTTCTCCGCGCTTGACGCCCTCACCCGCGTGGACATGCGCCGTTGGTTTGTTGGGATGGTGGGCGAGCTGGGGCTCTCCGCGCTCGTGATCACCCACGACGTCGACGAGGCCGTCTTCATGGCGAGCCGCGTCTACGTGCTCGCAGGAGCGCCCTCGGCGGGCGAGGCGAGCCACGTGTCCGGCGAGGTCGCCGTGGATCGCGCGGGTATGTCCAGCGAGGAGGCCTTCGAGCTCACCGACGAGTTTCTGATCGCCAAGCGCCGGGTGATGGCACTTCTGGGGTAG
- a CDS encoding ABC transporter substrate-binding protein: MNRSSHTSRTLTRATLSRRQLVRASAVAAGLALVGCSTGSGSGSGASSDAAVGDASATTEVSFVLDYAPNTNHTGIYVAVDQGYFAEEGLEVEIVQPPEDGADALLGAGGAQMGVSYQDVMANNLASDQAMPYTAVAAIIQHNTSGIMSRAEDAITHPAAMMGHRYATWNMPVEQATIKDIVETDGGDYSQVELVPYDVDDEVSGLKANLFDSVWVFEGWACQNAVVQDFDYNYFSFMSVDPVFDFYTPVIAVNDDFAQNSPEVVKAFLRAAKRGYEYAVDNPDAAADILCAAVPELDSALVHQSQTYLAGQYVADAASWGVIDPERWAAFYQWLNDNDLVENKLETSAGYDLSFLA, from the coding sequence ATGAACCGCAGCTCCCACACTTCTCGCACGCTCACGCGGGCGACGCTCAGCCGTCGCCAGCTCGTTCGCGCCTCGGCCGTGGCGGCGGGCCTCGCGCTCGTTGGCTGCAGCACGGGCTCGGGGTCAGGCTCCGGTGCCAGCTCTGATGCCGCGGTCGGCGACGCCTCCGCGACAACCGAGGTCTCCTTCGTGCTCGACTACGCCCCCAACACCAACCACACAGGCATCTATGTCGCCGTCGACCAGGGCTACTTCGCCGAGGAGGGCCTCGAGGTCGAGATCGTACAGCCTCCCGAGGACGGCGCGGACGCCCTTTTGGGTGCGGGTGGAGCGCAGATGGGTGTCTCCTACCAGGACGTTATGGCCAACAACCTGGCCTCCGACCAGGCCATGCCCTACACGGCGGTGGCCGCCATCATCCAGCACAACACCTCGGGCATCATGAGCCGCGCCGAGGATGCCATTACGCATCCGGCGGCCATGATGGGCCACCGCTATGCGACGTGGAACATGCCCGTCGAGCAGGCCACGATCAAGGACATCGTGGAGACCGACGGCGGAGACTACTCCCAGGTCGAGCTCGTGCCCTACGACGTGGACGACGAGGTGAGCGGCCTCAAAGCTAACCTGTTCGACAGCGTGTGGGTCTTCGAGGGCTGGGCCTGTCAGAACGCCGTGGTCCAGGACTTCGACTATAACTACTTCTCGTTCATGTCGGTCGACCCGGTCTTTGACTTCTACACGCCGGTCATCGCCGTCAACGACGACTTCGCCCAAAACAGTCCCGAGGTTGTGAAGGCGTTTCTGCGCGCGGCAAAGAGGGGATACGAGTACGCCGTCGACAATCCCGACGCCGCGGCTGACATCCTGTGCGCCGCCGTGCCCGAGCTCGACTCCGCGCTCGTGCACCAAAGCCAGACCTACCTGGCCGGCCAATACGTCGCCGACGCTGCGAGCTGGGGCGTCATCGACCCCGAGCGCTGGGCCGCCTTCTATCAGTGGCTGAACGACAATGACCTCGTGGAGAACAAGCTCGAAACGTCCGCCGGCTACGACCTCTCCTTCCTTGCCTAG
- a CDS encoding glycyl radical protein — protein MVDNHFGEPTARMSQFRDELLDAKPQVDVERAVITTEVYRENADQPLALKRALMLKRVLEEMTIFIEPETLIAGNQASSNRSAPIFPEYAMSWVIDELDKFDQRDGDRFYISEENKQKLRDIAPFWEHNTLLDRGLAAFPPHSKLFYDLGIIKSEGNITSGDAHCAVDYGAVLRLGLKDFQRRAAEKLEELDLTDYRNIHKSHFYRAVIIVVDAMRAFAARYAALAREEAAKADELGDVPRAHELRDMAAALDRVPFEPARTLREAVQSTWLVHLALQIESNGHSLSYGRMDQYLWPFYEADLEAGRIAEPEACELMGNLWLKTYTINKIRSWSHTQFSAGSPLYQNVTVGGQRLVDGKAVDATNPMSWLILKSVAQCHLTQPNLTVRYHKGLPDDFMAECIEVVRCGFGMPAFNDDEVIIPSFIERGVAHEDAYNYSAIGCVETAVPGKWGYRCTGMSFLNFPKALLIGMNDGVDPASGTRLLDHTGLLEDFTSFDDVMACWDKTVREMCRQCVIIDATCDMVLEEDTADVLCSALTDDCIERGLNMKEGGAHYDFISDLQVGIANLADSLAAMKRVVFEDHAVTPAELRDALEANWAGEKNQRIRRLMLDAPKYGNDDDYVDGLIRAAYDCYIDEMKKYHNTRYGRGPIGGTYYAGTSSISANVPQGAGTLATPDGRCAGEALAEGCSPSHGADRLGPTAVFKSVAKLPTDQITGGVLLNQKMVPQVLAKAENRVKLAQLTRAFFDQLHGYHVQYNVVSRDVLRDAQAHPEKHRDLIVRVAGYSAFFNVLSRATQDDIIERTEQTL, from the coding sequence ATGGTCGATAATCACTTCGGGGAGCCCACCGCGCGCATGAGCCAGTTCAGAGACGAGCTGCTTGACGCAAAGCCTCAGGTAGACGTCGAGCGGGCGGTCATCACCACAGAGGTCTACCGGGAGAATGCCGATCAGCCCCTGGCCCTCAAGCGCGCCCTCATGCTCAAGCGCGTCCTCGAGGAGATGACCATCTTCATCGAGCCCGAGACGCTGATCGCGGGCAACCAGGCCTCGTCCAACCGCTCGGCCCCGATCTTCCCGGAGTATGCGATGAGCTGGGTCATCGACGAGCTGGACAAGTTCGACCAGCGCGACGGCGACCGCTTCTACATCAGCGAGGAGAACAAGCAGAAGCTCCGCGACATCGCGCCGTTCTGGGAGCACAACACCCTGCTCGACCGCGGCCTGGCAGCCTTCCCGCCCCATTCCAAGCTCTTCTACGACCTGGGCATCATCAAGAGCGAGGGCAACATCACCTCGGGTGACGCCCACTGTGCGGTCGACTACGGCGCGGTCCTGCGTCTGGGGCTCAAGGACTTCCAGCGCCGCGCTGCGGAGAAGCTCGAGGAGCTCGACCTCACCGACTACCGCAACATCCACAAGAGCCACTTCTACCGGGCCGTTATCATCGTCGTCGACGCCATGAGGGCGTTCGCCGCCCGCTATGCGGCGCTCGCCCGCGAGGAGGCGGCCAAGGCCGACGAGCTCGGGGACGTGCCTCGCGCCCACGAGCTGCGCGACATGGCCGCCGCCCTCGACCGCGTCCCCTTCGAGCCGGCACGAACCCTGCGCGAGGCCGTGCAGTCCACCTGGCTCGTCCACCTGGCGCTGCAGATCGAGTCCAACGGCCACAGCCTCTCCTACGGGCGCATGGACCAGTACCTCTGGCCCTTCTACGAGGCCGATCTCGAGGCCGGGCGCATCGCGGAGCCCGAGGCCTGCGAGCTCATGGGCAACCTCTGGCTCAAGACCTACACCATCAACAAGATCCGCTCGTGGAGCCACACGCAGTTCTCGGCGGGCTCGCCGCTCTACCAGAACGTTACCGTGGGTGGCCAGAGGCTCGTCGACGGGAAGGCCGTCGACGCGACCAACCCCATGAGCTGGCTCATCCTGAAGTCCGTGGCGCAGTGCCACCTCACCCAGCCCAACCTGACCGTCCGCTACCACAAGGGGCTGCCCGACGACTTCATGGCCGAGTGCATCGAGGTCGTGCGCTGCGGCTTTGGCATGCCCGCCTTCAACGACGACGAGGTCATCATCCCGAGCTTCATCGAGAGGGGCGTTGCACACGAGGACGCGTACAACTACTCGGCCATCGGCTGCGTGGAGACGGCCGTCCCCGGCAAGTGGGGCTACCGCTGCACGGGCATGAGCTTTCTCAACTTCCCCAAGGCCCTGCTCATCGGCATGAACGACGGGGTCGACCCCGCAAGTGGGACGCGCCTGCTCGACCACACGGGCCTGCTCGAGGACTTCACGAGCTTCGATGACGTCATGGCCTGCTGGGACAAGACCGTGCGCGAGATGTGCCGCCAGTGCGTGATCATCGATGCGACCTGCGACATGGTCCTCGAAGAGGACACCGCCGACGTCCTGTGCTCGGCGCTCACCGACGACTGCATCGAGCGCGGCCTCAACATGAAGGAGGGCGGCGCCCACTACGACTTCATCTCCGACCTGCAGGTGGGCATCGCCAACCTTGCCGACTCGCTCGCGGCCATGAAGAGGGTCGTCTTCGAGGACCATGCCGTGACGCCCGCCGAGCTTCGAGACGCCCTGGAGGCCAATTGGGCCGGTGAGAAGAACCAGCGGATTCGCCGGCTCATGCTCGACGCCCCCAAGTACGGCAACGATGACGACTACGTGGACGGTCTCATCCGCGCCGCCTACGACTGCTACATCGACGAGATGAAGAAGTACCACAACACGCGCTACGGCCGAGGGCCCATCGGTGGTACCTACTACGCCGGCACGAGCTCGATCTCCGCGAACGTGCCGCAGGGGGCGGGCACCCTCGCTACGCCCGACGGCCGCTGCGCCGGCGAGGCGCTCGCCGAGGGTTGCAGTCCCAGTCACGGCGCAGACCGTCTGGGGCCCACGGCGGTCTTCAAGAGCGTCGCCAAGCTTCCCACCGACCAGATCACGGGCGGCGTGCTGCTCAACCAGAAGATGGTGCCCCAGGTCCTGGCCAAGGCCGAGAACCGTGTCAAGCTCGCCCAGCTCACGCGGGCCTTCTTCGACCAGCTTCACGGCTATCACGTGCAGTATAACGTCGTGAGCCGCGACGTTCTGCGCGACGCACAGGCCCACCCCGAGAAGCACCGCGACCTCATCGTGCGCGTGGCCGGCTACTCCGCATTCTTCAACGTGCTCTCCCGCGCCACCCAGGATGACATCATCGAGCGCACCGAGCAGACGCTCTAG
- a CDS encoding glycyl-radical enzyme activating protein, with product MQTATVFNIQKFSLNDGPGIRTVVFLKGCPLRCYWCSNPESQVREPQVEWNERACIGCGRCLEELPGARAIKTGSRRHVDVGTLDARDEHVRRAVQACPMRALSVVGETKDVEEVLEECLKDLPFYRQSGGGVTISGGEPLVWPDFCRELVERLHEEGVDTNMETTAHVNPAAFDAVTRLLDHVYIDMKHGDARAHRAGTGVENDLILANTARAIAAGTDVLVRIPVIPGFNDSVQVAGMMAARLAEVGATRVQLLPFHNFGESKYDLLGRDYRLRGRKGLQPEDLEAYQKVFSDAGIDTFF from the coding sequence ATGCAGACGGCGACCGTGTTCAACATTCAGAAGTTTAGCCTCAACGACGGGCCGGGGATCCGGACCGTGGTCTTTCTCAAGGGCTGCCCCCTGCGCTGCTACTGGTGCTCGAACCCCGAGAGCCAGGTGCGCGAGCCCCAGGTCGAGTGGAACGAGAGGGCGTGCATCGGGTGCGGGAGGTGCCTCGAGGAGCTGCCCGGAGCGCGAGCGATCAAGACGGGCAGCAGGCGCCACGTCGACGTCGGCACACTCGACGCAAGAGACGAGCACGTCAGAAGAGCCGTCCAGGCATGCCCCATGCGAGCGCTCTCGGTCGTGGGAGAGACCAAGGACGTCGAGGAAGTTCTCGAGGAGTGCCTGAAGGACCTCCCCTTCTACCGTCAGAGCGGCGGGGGCGTCACGATCTCGGGCGGCGAGCCGCTCGTGTGGCCGGACTTCTGCCGAGAGCTCGTTGAGCGCCTGCACGAAGAGGGGGTCGACACCAACATGGAGACCACCGCCCACGTGAATCCCGCGGCCTTCGACGCCGTGACGAGACTCCTCGACCACGTCTACATAGACATGAAGCACGGCGACGCGCGCGCGCATCGCGCGGGCACCGGAGTGGAGAACGACCTCATCCTCGCCAACACGGCGCGCGCGATTGCCGCAGGCACGGACGTCCTCGTGCGAATCCCCGTCATACCGGGGTTCAACGACTCCGTGCAGGTGGCAGGCATGATGGCAGCGCGCCTTGCGGAGGTCGGCGCCACCCGCGTCCAGCTCCTCCCCTTCCACAACTTTGGAGAGAGCAAGTACGACCTCTTGGGACGCGACTACCGGCTGCGCGGCAGAAAGGGTCTCCAGCCCGAGGACCTCGAGGCGTATCAAAAGGTGTTCTCAGACGCAGGAATTGACACATTCTTCTAA